The Candidatus Hydrogenedens sp. genome includes the window ATCCCAGAATTGGACAAAGTTAAACAAGGCATTATATACAGTGGGAGCATTTATTGGACCAATAGCACCTCCCACACCTTCAGAAAATTTCTTGCGGTCAACCCCTCCGGTTCCTAAATCATGACAACCCGCACAAGCAAGACTATTATCCTTGGATAATCTTTTATCATGATATAGTTTATTCCCTAACGCTACTTTTTTCTCGTCCACATTTACTTTTTGTGGTAAAGGTTGAACAACTTCTTCTTTTAAATTTTCAGGAATACCCTCAGTAGCATAGTGCTTGGCTCGTGTAGATTTTACCCATGTTAAAATTAAATTTTGTTCTTCTTTTGACAGCATACTATCCCAATGTAAAGCGATGTATCGCAAGGGTGGCATTTCATTCATCAATGTTGTATGTTCAATTTTTGCTAAGGCAACTTCTGTAGGTGGTTTATTCTCACCCGGGAATAATTCTTTTACCATATTCATATAAAACAAACCCAATTTAATATCTGCTTCTATTATTCCTCTGGCTATGGGAAAGTTAGCATAGAAAGGAAGTTTGTATTCTTTGGTATGACAGTTCACACATTTTTTTTCTAATATAGGTAATACTTTTGCAAAAGACGGGTCATCTACTTTTTGTTTTGTAATAGCAGTACCAACAGGAGGACCTACAATAAGATTTACTATAGGAAATGCCAACGCTAAAAGAATACCAAGAACGATTACTGTGATTACATATTTTTTCATGCACACACTCCTTATTTTAATTATTATAAACTTTCCCCAACCTAATCCCTATAATTAGTATAATATATCCATTATATTTTTTCAACTACCATGTAATATAAAACTAAAATAAAAAAACATGTTAAGAGAAACCAACAAAAATATAAAAGGCAACAATTCTTATCATTTAATAGATTCTGGTGACCGACTTAAGTTAGAACAAGTAGGTCCTTACAAAATTATTCGTCCTGCACCTGAAGCATGTTATCCTAAAACTCTCCCGGATTTATGGGAAAAAGAAATAGATGCTATATATGTTCGTTCCGATGAAGGTGAAGGGCATTGGGAATATCAGAACCTCATACCTCAACAATTTCCTATCTCTATACAAGATTTTAATATTTATGCAAAGATAACCAGTTTTGGGCATATTGGTTTTTTCCCCGAACATCTTAATTTATGGAATCTTTTATTAAATCTCCAAATAAAAAATGTAGATGCCGTTCATGTTTTAAATCTTTTTGCATATACAGGTCTTTCCACAGTTGCATGTGTCAAAAAAGGCTTTCAGGTATGTCATGTGGATTCCTCAAAAGGAATGGTTGAATTAGCGAAGATGAATATGAAACTGAACAATCTAAATGAGAACTCCGTGAGATGGATGGTAGAAGATGTAAAAAAATTTGTTAGTAGAGAAATTAAAAGGGGAAAAACTTATAACGGATTTATCCTTGACCCTCCATCTTTTGGAAGAGGACCTAAAAATGAAGTTTGGAAATTGGGACAGTACATATCTGGTTTATTAGATGATTTAATGATGCTTTGTAAGGGTTCCCCTTTATTTATTTTTCTGACATGTTATTCTTCTGATTTTACACCTATGATTCTTGAAAGAATATTAAGGACATATATAAAAAA containing:
- a CDS encoding cytochrome c peroxidase; this translates as MKKYVITVIVLGILLALAFPIVNLIVGPPVGTAITKQKVDDPSFAKVLPILEKKCVNCHTKEYKLPFYANFPIARGIIEADIKLGLFYMNMVKELFPGENKPPTEVALAKIEHTTLMNEMPPLRYIALHWDSMLSKEEQNLILTWVKSTRAKHYATEGIPENLKEEVVQPLPQKVNVDEKKVALGNKLYHDKRLSKDNSLACAGCHDLGTGGVDRKKFSEGVGGAIGPINAPTVYNALFNFVQFWDGRAKDLQEQADGPVNNPKEMASNWEEVTSKLNQDEEFTKSFLEVYPSGYNKENFTNAIAEFEKTLITPNSRFDQFLLGKTDALTAEEKEGYALFKKYRCATCHVGKAMGGQSYEKMGLKADYFKDRGGEIKEADLGRYNVTKNEEDKHKFKVPLLRNIAVTQPYLHDGSTDDLQKVVNIMLKYQVGKQIPKTEEEKITKFLKSLTGEYQGKLLQ
- a CDS encoding class I SAM-dependent methyltransferase; amino-acid sequence: MLRETNKNIKGNNSYHLIDSGDRLKLEQVGPYKIIRPAPEACYPKTLPDLWEKEIDAIYVRSDEGEGHWEYQNLIPQQFPISIQDFNIYAKITSFGHIGFFPEHLNLWNLLLNLQIKNVDAVHVLNLFAYTGLSTVACVKKGFQVCHVDSSKGMVELAKMNMKLNNLNENSVRWMVEDVKKFVSREIKRGKTYNGFILDPPSFGRGPKNEVWKLGQYISGLLDDLMMLCKGSPLFIFLTCYSSDFTPMILERILRTYIKKDGIFLSGELTIKEVSGHLFSSGGACCVYIQKEALPENVLIFQHY